One region of Camelus bactrianus isolate YW-2024 breed Bactrian camel chromosome 20, ASM4877302v1, whole genome shotgun sequence genomic DNA includes:
- the SLC22A23 gene encoding solute carrier family 22 member 23 isoform X6: protein MAIDRRRDTAGGGAGRLPPAAEENGALPPGDAAASAPLGGRSGPGGGGDIQALPAPHAAGGPHPSLLLLDYDGSVLPFLGGLGGGYQKTLVLLTWIPALFIGFSQFSDSFLLDQPNFWCRGAGKGAEPAGVTAAGRWGGGDLANWTSPSTTPFPTAAWGTAGTLGNSSGADGDDAPPLPSPPDKGDNVSNCDCHEWDYGIRTGLVQNVVSKE from the coding sequence ATGGCGATAGATCGGCGGCGCGACACggcgggcggcggggccgggcggctgccgcccGCGGCCGAGGAGAACGGCGCCCTGCCGCCTGGGGACGCGGCGGCCTCGGCGCCCCTCGGAGGACGCTCgggccccggcggcggcggcgacatCCAGGCGCTGCCCGCGCCTCATGCCGCCGGCGGCCCGCACCCGAGCCTCCTGTTGCTGGACTACGACGGGTCGGTGCTGCCCTTCCTCGGGGGCCTGGGCGGCGGCTACCAGAAGACCCTCGTGCTGCTCACCTGGATCCCGGCGCTGTTCATCGGCTTCAGCCAGTTCTCGGACTCCTTCCTCTTGGACCAGCCCAACTTCTGGTGCCGCGGGGCCGGCAAGGGCGCCGAGCCGGCGGGGGTCACGGCCGCGGGCCGATGGGGCGGCGGCGACCTGGCCAACTGGACCAGCCCCTcgaccacccccttccccaccgcCGCCTGGGGGACGGCGGGCACCCTGGGCAACAGCAGCGGCGCGGACGGGGACGATGCGCCGCCCCTGCCGTCCCCTCCGGACAAGGGGGACAACGTCTCCAACTGCGACTGCCACGAGTGGGACTACGGCATCCGCACAGGCCTGGTCCAAAACGTGGTGAGCAAG